One stretch of Clavelina lepadiformis chromosome 6, kaClaLepa1.1, whole genome shotgun sequence DNA includes these proteins:
- the LOC143462194 gene encoding ras-related protein Rab-5C-like gives MNTIPTRQNTYKCKVVLLGEQSVGKSSLVLRFVKRTFMEHHAPTIGAAFLTKHISLDNYRIKFEIWDTAGQERFHSLAPMYYRGAQAAIVVYDITKPDSFSRAIAWVKELYLQASSEIVILLAGNKVDLADGRMVPFKDASAFAKDRNLLFMETSAKTEKNVEEMFYEIAKRCPRQIESQKVNIQDKNEPRNEKEKCCNTS, from the exons ATGAATACAATTCCCACCAGACAAAACACGTACAAGTGCAAGGTGGTGTTGCTAGGTGAGCAATCAGTGGGAAAGAGCAGTTTGGTTTTGCGATTTGTCAAGAGGACATTTATGGAACATCATGCACCAACCATTGGAG CTGCATTCTTGACAAAACATATCAGCTTGGACAACTACAggattaaatttgaaatttgggATACAGCTGGTCAGGAAAGATTCCACAGCCTGGCACCAATGTATTACAGAGGAGCACAGGCTGCTATTGTTgtgtatgacatcacaaaaccA GATTCCTTCAGCAGAGCTATAGCATGGGTTAAGGAGCTCTATTTACAAGCAAGTTCAGAGATAGTTATTTTGTTAGCCGGGAACAAGGTAGACCTGGCTGATGGAAGGATGGTTCCCTTCAAA GACGCTTCAGCATTTGCAAAGGACAGGAACTTATTGTTTATGGAAACTTCtgcaaaaactgaaaaaaatgttgaagaaatgttttatgaaattg CAAAACGATGTCCAAGACAAATAGAATCTCAGAAAGTAAACATCCAAGACAAGAATGAAcccagaaacgaaaaagaaaaatgttgtaatACATCGTAA
- the LOC143462193 gene encoding uncharacterized protein LOC143462193 isoform X1, giving the protein MHRKSNTDYYKVLGVTKAATEEEIKKAYKKLAKQWHPDKNPKQKDHAEKKFKEISEAYQVLSDGVKRIDYDKNRDYYERDREMDEILRKNERVQRMAKEQEDYTKRQDERRRRAQRARQNENFSYNDAAFSFSDPEKSFNDFFMDRERWRQTAPNLHEADFPGVDRMMRRINDMMNIKQDFPFGTSSFSGTNARISNDLNCLQDEVFKLQARQNRLGERLTRFKSRMHRDLHIYCI; this is encoded by the exons ATGCATCGTAAATCTAACACAGACTATTACAAGGTACTTGGTGTCACTAAAGCTGCCACAGAAGAAGAGATTAAAAAGGC TTACAAGAAGTTGGCAAAGCAATGGCACCCTGATAAAAACCCAAAGCAAAAAGACCATGCTgagaaaaaattcaaagaaatttCTGAAGCTTACCAGGTTTTATCAGATG GTGTGAAGAGGATTGATTATGATAAAAATCGAGATTATTATGAAAGAGACAGAGAAATGGACGAAATTCTACGGAAAAATGAAAGAG TGCAGAGAATGGCAAAAGAGCAGGAAGATTATACTAAGCGACAAGATGAAAGGAGAAGAAGAGCACAGAGAGCAagacaaaatgaaaacttcTCTTACAACGACGCGGCATTCTCCTTCAGTGACCCGGAAAAATCTTTCAATGACTTCTTTATG GATCGTGAAAGATGGAGGCAAACGGCACCCAACTTACATGAGGCAGATTTTCCTGGAGTGGACAGAATGATGAGGCGTATAAATGATATGATGAACATAAAACAGGACTTCCCATTTGGCACTTCATCGTTCAGCGGCA CTAACGCTCGGATATCCAATGATCTAAATTGTTTGCAAGATGAAGTATTTAAGTTGCAAGCACGGCAAAATCGACTTGGTGAAAGGTTAACTCGATTCAAGTCGAGAATGCATCGTGATCTTCACATCTACTGCATCTAA
- the LOC143462193 gene encoding uncharacterized protein LOC143462193 isoform X2, protein MHRKSNTDYYKVLGVTKAATEEEIKKAYKKLAKQWHPDKNPKQKDHAEKKFKEISEAYQVLSDGVKRIDYDKNRDYYERDREMDEILRKNERVQRMAKEQEDYTKRQDERRRRAQRARQNENFSYNDAAFSFSDPEKSFNDFFMDRERWRQTAPNLHEADFPGVDRMMRRINDMMNIKQDFPFGTSSFSGNKAYSGGFTDRSTVNQTFDKFFAEDPFSKLRIS, encoded by the exons ATGCATCGTAAATCTAACACAGACTATTACAAGGTACTTGGTGTCACTAAAGCTGCCACAGAAGAAGAGATTAAAAAGGC TTACAAGAAGTTGGCAAAGCAATGGCACCCTGATAAAAACCCAAAGCAAAAAGACCATGCTgagaaaaaattcaaagaaatttCTGAAGCTTACCAGGTTTTATCAGATG GTGTGAAGAGGATTGATTATGATAAAAATCGAGATTATTATGAAAGAGACAGAGAAATGGACGAAATTCTACGGAAAAATGAAAGAG TGCAGAGAATGGCAAAAGAGCAGGAAGATTATACTAAGCGACAAGATGAAAGGAGAAGAAGAGCACAGAGAGCAagacaaaatgaaaacttcTCTTACAACGACGCGGCATTCTCCTTCAGTGACCCGGAAAAATCTTTCAATGACTTCTTTATG GATCGTGAAAGATGGAGGCAAACGGCACCCAACTTACATGAGGCAGATTTTCCTGGAGTGGACAGAATGATGAGGCGTATAAATGATATGATGAACATAAAACAGGACTTCCCATTTGGCACTTCATCGTTCAGCGGCA ATAAAGCATACTCTGGTGGATTTACTGACAGATCAACAGTAAACCAAACATTTGACAAGTTTTTTGCAGAAGATCCTTTTTCCAAACTACGCATATCATAA
- the LOC143462189 gene encoding heterogeneous nuclear ribonucleoprotein L-like gives MSYEGLPTKRPRLSENGGGVSGIKEEYRERDHKFSRDAPDQPNKVLLFTIMNAVYPITTEVLHTICEPCGEVQRIVIFRKRGVQAMVEFNSIQSAQRAKASLNGADIYSGCCTLKIEWAKPARLNVYKNDDETWDYTGALDAQSSAAATIQPALLGDAPLGYNSGSGYSRAPAMPPRGMGPRPRGGGRGRGMMAPRGPRPNMMGMAPQQGPPDYGMGDYGMEDTYSQSPVLMVYGLNPEKMNCDRLFNILCLYGNVMKVKFLKSKAGSAMVQMGDPAAVDRAISNLSGMKFYEDKLVLAPSKQMYLADTGMVGELNDGTPTQVDYTSSRNNRFTTTEQAAKNRIQNPSKVLHYYNAPLDFDLEKITEICKEFHLEAPVQFTPFKSKSERSSSGLMEFETKTHAMEVLTMVNHYKIDNPNARFPYVVKLCFSTASTATRE, from the exons GAGGAGTATAGAGAGCGTGATCACAAATTTTCTAG GGATGCACCAGATCAACCAAACAAAGTACTTCTTTTCACAATAATGAACGCTGTGTATCCCATCACTACG GAAGTTTTGCACACAATATGTGAGCCGTGTGGAGAAGTCCAACGAATCGTCATTTTTCGAAAACGTGGCGTGCAAGCCATGGTTGAAT TTAATTCAATTCAGTCTGCACAGAGGGCGAAAGCTTCATTAAACGGAGCAGACATTTACTCTGGATGTTGCACTCTTAAAATCGAATGGGCCAAG CCTGCAAGATTAAACGTTTACAAAAATGATGATGAAACATGGGACTACACTGGAGCTTTAG ATGCTCAAAGCAGTGCAGCTGCTACAATTCAACCTGCTCTGTTAGGTGACGCTCCACTAGGATATAATAGTGGGTCTGGTTACAGCAGAGCACCAG CAATGCCCCCTAGGGGAATGGGTCCAAGACCTCGTGGTGGTGGAAGAGGTCGGGGTATGATGGCCCCCAGGGGTCCTCGACCGAATATGATGGGGATGGCGCCTCAACAG GGCCCACCAGACTATGGCATGGGTGATTATGGCATGGAGGACACATACAGTCAAAGTCCAGTGTTGATGGTGTATGGGTTAAATCCAGAAAAAATGAATTGCGACAGACTTTTCAATATTCTCTGCTTATACGGGAATGTTATGAAG GTGAAATTTCTGAAAAGCAAAGCGGGATCGGCCATGGTACAAATGGGCGATCCAGCAGCTGTTGATCGAGCTATCAGCAATTTATCAGGGATGAAGTTTTATGAAGACAAACTGGTGCTTGC GCCTTCGAAGCAAATGTATCTGGCTGATACTGGAATGGTTGGTGAATTAAACGATGGTACACCGACTCAAGTTGATTATACAAGTTCTAGAAACAACAG GTTTACAACGACTGAACAAGCTGCCAAGAACAGAATCCAAAATCCATCGAAAGTGCTTCATTATTACAATGCTCCGCTAGACTttgatttggaaaaaattacagAG ATCTGTAAAGAGTTTCACCTTGAAGCTCCTGTGCAGTTTACTCCCTTCAAATCGAAAA GTGAAAGAAGCTCTTCTGGGCTCATGGAATTCGAAACAAAGACACATGCAATGGAAGTACTAACTATGGTCAATCATTACAAAATTGATAACCCAA aTGCTCGTTTCCCATATGTGGTAAAACTTTGCTTCTCAACGGCTTCAACTGCCACCAGAGAGTGA
- the LOC143462192 gene encoding uncharacterized protein LOC143462192 — MNFFYSPPRYQRGNSFLSFLQEFESFCDSVKASDAAKKHAFLQSLPEDMKFSMTDGRKELYDLSYDELIQQAKDTASGLSSQKHAMQQLFQRTQGFDESVRSFLEAIAQLGKMAYPNDEQHEMRSSVLYNLLVQGLRDRQQASQILRDNSKNAQPDFYATAKSIIENAERTHHEPRIMTSEVAAVARDHQDVSQLKLTVEKLRDEISQLRNEMKTTREPREERRRLQCFNCGEYGHIARRCHRQRARNLRRVFDVHGTNSNPPREIYQVQTMDQDLHRE; from the coding sequence atgaattttttttattctccGCCTCGTTACCAACGTGGCAATAGTTTTTTATCTTTCCTACAAGAATTTGAATCCTTCTGCGACAGCGTCAAAGCATCGGATGCGGCAAAGAAACATGCATTTCTACAAAGCTTGCCGGAAGATATGAAATTCTCCATGACCGATGGTCGTAAAGAACTCTACGATCTCAGTTATGACGAACTCATTCAACAAGCAAAAGACACGGCTTCAGGTCTATCTTCACAAAAGCACGCCATGCAACAACTCTTTCAGCGCACTCAAGGTTTTGACGAATCCGTAAGAAGCTTTCTTGAAGCTATAGCCCAATTAGGAAAAATGGCTTATCCAAACGACGAACAGCATGAAATGCGCAGCAGTGTGCTGTACAACCTACTCGTTCAAGGACTGAGAGACCGTCAACAAGCCTCTCAAATCTTACGCGACAACTCTAAAAATGCACAACCGGATTTTTATGCCACAGCAAAGAGCATTATTGAAAACGCAGAACGGACGCATCATGAACCAcgtataatgacgtcagaagTAGCAGCGGTGGCAAGAGATCACCAGGACGTATCCCAATTAAAACTAACTGTCGAAAAACTTCGGGACGAAATTTCCCAACTGCGAAACGAAATGAAGACAACAAGAGAACCTCGGGAAGAGAGAAGAAGACTTCAGTGTTTTAACTGTGGAGAATATGGTCACATTGCTCGACGCTGTCATAGGCAGCGTGCAAGAAACCTTCGACGTGTTTTTGATGTACATGGAACTAACAGCAATCCACCACGGGAAATCTACCAGGTTCAAACTATGGATCAGGACTTGCATAG